A genomic region of Rheinheimera sp. MMS21-TC3 contains the following coding sequences:
- a CDS encoding glycosyltransferase family 4 protein, whose protein sequence is MPLLVIIGYVWPEPKSSAAGYRMLSLIELFIAQGWQVIFASAAEKSLQRADLQALGVKEQQILLNDDSFDHWLKGLSVQAVMFDRFMLEEQFGWRVEASCPQALRILDMEDMHSLRDARHQAYKAGRLLQKEDLNSDIAVREIAAIYRCDITLVISEYEMQLLQQHFAVPKSLLCYCPFFVDTKNIIKHTGFEQRQHFIAIGNFRHAPNWQAVLWLKQSIWPLIRKQLPQSHLYIYGAYPPPKATALHNAMEGFYVKGWAENVSDVMQQAKVCLAPLAFGAGLKGKLLDAMQFGTPSVTTDIGAEGMQLADKSWAGLVANDNAAIASAAVQLYQDSSLWIVAQQQGRYILEQKFSAAKLQPVIWQQIQQTLDSLQLHRMNNFTGIMLQHHAYRSTKFMGQWIEAKNRLAKK, encoded by the coding sequence GTGCCTTTATTAGTAATTATTGGTTATGTTTGGCCAGAGCCAAAATCTTCAGCCGCTGGTTATCGTATGCTAAGCCTGATTGAATTGTTTATAGCCCAAGGTTGGCAAGTGATATTTGCCAGTGCAGCAGAAAAATCATTACAACGTGCAGATTTACAGGCTTTAGGTGTTAAAGAGCAACAAATTTTACTAAATGATGACAGTTTTGATCATTGGTTAAAGGGACTGTCTGTGCAAGCTGTAATGTTTGATCGTTTTATGCTGGAAGAGCAATTTGGTTGGCGAGTCGAGGCTAGCTGTCCACAGGCCTTGCGTATTTTAGATATGGAAGACATGCATTCACTTAGAGATGCACGTCATCAAGCCTATAAAGCTGGCCGTTTGTTGCAAAAGGAAGATTTAAACTCTGATATTGCTGTACGAGAAATTGCTGCTATTTACCGTTGTGATATTACTTTGGTTATTTCAGAGTATGAAATGCAATTATTACAGCAACATTTCGCTGTTCCTAAATCGTTGTTATGCTATTGCCCATTTTTTGTCGATACAAAAAACATTATAAAGCATACTGGTTTTGAGCAACGTCAACATTTTATTGCTATAGGTAATTTTCGTCATGCACCTAATTGGCAAGCAGTGTTATGGTTAAAACAAAGTATTTGGCCCTTAATTCGCAAGCAATTACCACAAAGTCACTTATATATTTACGGAGCCTATCCGCCGCCTAAAGCCACAGCATTACATAATGCAATGGAAGGTTTTTACGTCAAAGGATGGGCTGAAAATGTATCTGATGTTATGCAACAAGCAAAAGTGTGTTTGGCTCCGTTAGCTTTTGGTGCTGGGTTAAAGGGCAAACTATTAGATGCAATGCAATTTGGTACCCCTAGTGTGACCACTGACATTGGTGCTGAAGGGATGCAGTTAGCCGATAAATCATGGGCCGGACTAGTTGCCAATGATAATGCTGCTATTGCATCGGCGGCTGTTCAACTATACCAAGATTCTAGTTTGTGGATAGTGGCACAACAGCAAGGACGTTATATTTTAGAACAAAAGTTTTCAGCTGCTAAATTACAGCCAGTCATATGGCAACAAATCCAGCAGACTCTAGATAGCCTACAACTGCATAGAATGAACAATTTTACGGGTATTATGTTGCAACATCATGCTTATAGAAGCACTAAATTTATGGGGCAGTGGATTGAAGCTAAGAATCGCTTAGCAAAAAAGTAA
- the trhA gene encoding PAQR family membrane homeostasis protein TrhA, with protein MSISAPYSTTEELLHTITHAVGAILSLAGLLLMLNLPSVQQNTIYLMSSVIYGLSLVLMYSSSTLYHASKNIVVKNWFRQLDHAAIFVLIAGTYTPFTLISLRNDWGLTLFCIIWAIAVIGVAIELGSKLKYKKLSLALYLGMGWLVIFAINPILNNVAIEAIWLLLAGGLSYSIGVIFYVAKKLYMHHVIWHLFVLAGSVFHFLAILIYVL; from the coding sequence ATGTCTATTTCAGCACCTTACTCTACAACGGAAGAGTTATTACACACTATCACTCATGCAGTTGGAGCCATTTTAAGCTTAGCTGGCTTACTCTTAATGCTTAATCTACCTAGCGTACAACAAAATACCATTTATTTAATGAGTAGTGTAATTTATGGTTTGAGTTTAGTGTTAATGTACAGCAGTTCTACGCTGTATCATGCTAGTAAAAATATAGTAGTGAAAAATTGGTTTAGACAATTAGATCATGCAGCAATTTTTGTGCTTATTGCCGGCACTTATACGCCTTTTACTCTTATTAGTTTACGTAATGATTGGGGGCTAACCTTATTTTGTATTATCTGGGCTATCGCTGTTATTGGTGTAGCCATTGAGCTGGGATCAAAGCTTAAATATAAAAAGCTATCTTTAGCTTTATATTTAGGAATGGGCTGGCTGGTTATTTTTGCCATTAACCCCATCCTAAATAATGTCGCTATAGAGGCGATCTGGCTGTTATTAGCAGGGGGATTAAGCTACTCCATTGGTGTAATATTTTATGTAGCCAAAAAACTCTATATGCATCATGTTATTTGGCATTTATTTGTTTTAGCAGGCAGTGTTTTTCACTTTTTAGCTATACTAATTTATGTTTTATAA
- a CDS encoding YceI family protein — protein MKKLLYILAMTSSFVSTASWQLIPEQSSLNFISIKNTTVAETHQFSNLKGTWSDQGSVQIQIPVSSLETHIPIRNQRMLDYVLKAKQYPEITVQAELKPDSIASLAVGKSMLLTLPIAVNIAGETVNLLANIRLLKITASSIQATTESPLILNVNTANLSAGVDKLQQLAQLNAISKLVPVTFSVNFNTTI, from the coding sequence ATGAAGAAATTATTATATATCCTCGCTATGACTAGCAGTTTTGTATCTACTGCAAGCTGGCAACTTATCCCAGAGCAATCTAGCCTTAATTTTATTTCTATAAAAAATACTACTGTTGCTGAAACTCATCAATTTAGCAACCTTAAAGGTACTTGGTCTGATCAAGGAAGTGTGCAAATACAAATCCCTGTATCTAGTTTAGAGACTCATATTCCTATTCGTAATCAACGCATGCTTGACTATGTATTAAAAGCTAAACAGTATCCAGAAATTACCGTTCAAGCTGAGTTAAAACCTGACAGTATTGCTTCATTAGCAGTTGGTAAGTCGATGTTACTTACTTTACCTATAGCCGTTAATATCGCAGGGGAAACAGTTAATTTACTGGCTAATATTCGATTACTAAAAATAACAGCTAGCAGCATTCAAGCAACAACAGAGTCGCCATTAATATTGAATGTAAACACTGCTAACTTAAGCGCCGGTGTAGATAAACTACAGCAATTAGCGCAATTAAATGCTATCAGTAAATTAGTTCCGGTAACCTTTAGCGTTAACTTTAATACTACAATTTAG
- a CDS encoding NAD(P)H-quinone oxidoreductase has product MSIPASMQAIIIKQPGQNSYLECAQIAVPKMNANQLLIKVAAAGVNRADLVQRQGLYPPPAGESDILGLEVAGTVVATPAELQHWIGKQVFGLVPGGGYAEYAVLHHQHAIIVPEGYSMIEAAATAEVFLTAYQLLRWHGQLSVQQKVLIHAGASGVGTAAIQLAKFFDAIVAVTASTDEKLALCRRLGADILVNYKQDKFEDVLAKCWPDGADLILDSVAGDYIHRNIAILGLDAKIVIYAMMGGRHLPELDLVPLFKQRGQLIFSTLRNRSDAYKANLTKDFIKNCGIALTEKKIQPIIYKTFNWQQAADAHQLMASNQTQGKLVLEF; this is encoded by the coding sequence ATGTCTATTCCAGCCAGTATGCAAGCAATAATTATTAAGCAACCAGGTCAAAACAGTTACTTAGAATGTGCTCAGATCGCAGTGCCAAAGATGAATGCGAATCAATTGCTAATTAAAGTTGCTGCAGCGGGAGTAAACCGTGCCGATTTAGTGCAACGTCAGGGGTTATATCCACCTCCTGCAGGTGAAAGTGATATTTTAGGTTTAGAAGTTGCTGGCACTGTAGTTGCCACTCCAGCTGAATTGCAGCACTGGATAGGTAAGCAGGTGTTTGGTTTAGTACCAGGTGGAGGCTACGCTGAATATGCGGTATTACATCATCAGCATGCGATTATAGTGCCTGAAGGCTATTCTATGATCGAAGCAGCTGCGACAGCTGAAGTATTCTTAACCGCTTATCAACTGCTAAGGTGGCATGGTCAATTATCAGTACAGCAGAAGGTGCTGATACATGCTGGCGCAAGCGGTGTAGGTACAGCTGCTATTCAATTAGCTAAGTTTTTTGATGCTATAGTTGCAGTTACTGCTAGCACCGATGAAAAATTAGCATTGTGTAGGCGGCTCGGAGCAGATATTCTTGTTAATTATAAGCAAGATAAATTTGAGGATGTGTTAGCTAAATGTTGGCCAGATGGTGCTGATCTTATACTTGATTCTGTAGCGGGTGATTACATTCATCGTAATATAGCAATACTGGGTTTAGATGCAAAAATAGTCATTTATGCCATGATGGGAGGGCGGCACTTACCCGAATTAGATTTAGTCCCTTTGTTTAAACAAAGAGGGCAATTAATTTTCTCTACTTTACGCAATCGTTCAGATGCTTATAAAGCCAATTTAACAAAAGACTTTATAAAAAATTGTGGTATAGCTTTAACCGAAAAAAAAATACAACCTATTATTTATAAAACCTTTAACTGGCAGCAAGCAGCTGATGCACACCAGTTAATGGCATCTAATCAAACTCAAGGGAAATTAGTATTAGAGTTTTAA